The Chryseobacterium sp. JV274 sequence AAGAATAAATACAGCTTCAAACATAATCGCAAAATTATACCAGTAGGCCGTCAGCTGATCCATATAAGGGATTTTGTTGAAGATATGGGCCATTCCTACAGCCAGAGATACAGCACCTCCGGTTCTTCCATACAGGTCAATCCCTATTTTTTGTGAATAATAATCTATGTCTACACCATGTAGTGAAGGATGTGTTGCAAGAAAAGAATCATAAGCTTCCTTAGGGGTGTTGATCGCAAAATAATCACCCGGCATCAGTGTACATGCCGCAATAAGTGCCATCAATGCTACAAAACCTTCCACAAGCATTGCTCCATATCCTACAAAAAGAATTTCTCTTTCCTTATTAAGCATTTTAGGAGTTGTTCCCGTAGCAATCACAGCATGGAAACCAGAAATTGCTCCACAGGCAATCACGATAAAAATAAAAGGAAGTACAGGTCCGCCAATAATAGGCCCTCCACCATTTACAAAAGCAGTGATTGCTGGCATCTGTATGGTAGGATGAATCACAATGACCCCGATAGCCAGCATGATAATAGTTCCTATCTTTAAATAAGTGGAAAGATAATCTCTTGGAACCAAAAGCAGCCATACCGGCAATACAGAAGCAATAAAGCCATACAAAGGAATCGCGATAGAAATTGTTTTAATATCCCAGGAAAATAAATTGTTCATGGTAGGGTTCTGCATCAGACTATGTCCTCCGATGATTCCGGCAATCAAAAGGATACCGCCTAAAATACTTGCAAACAAAACACTGTTCTTTTTATAACGCATAATCAGTCCCATGATGATGGCGATAGGCATTGTGATGATTACTGTAAAAAGAGACCATGAAGCTTCATGCATTGCATTTATACAAGCCAGCGATAAACCCGCCAGCGTAAGAATCAGGATAAATAGAATTGCAAAACCAGCTACGGTTCCGGTTGCTTTTCCGATTTCTTTAGAAGCGATAGTCGCAAGACTTTGACCTTTGTGTCTCACAGAAGCAAAGAGTACAACCATATCATGAACTCCGCCTCCCAATACACATCCAATCAGAATCCATAATGCGCCCGGAAGATATCCGAACTGAGCGGCAAGAACAGGTCCTACTAATGGCCCTGCAGCAGCGATTGCAGCAAAATGATGTCCGAAAAGTACATTTTTATTCGTAGCGACATAATCTTTACCATCTGCAAATTCTACAGCAGGAGTCATATTTTGGTCGTTAAGCCTGAGAACTTTATTGGCAATAAAAATACCATAGAAACGGTAAGCTATCGCAAAAATAAGAACAGATACAAATATGAGAGTAAGCGCATTGATATTGTTTAAAGATTCCATATTGCTTATTTTTATTGATAAATAATTAATTGATTGGTGTTTTTGTTGTTAATAATTTAAACAATAGCCAAGGTAATTAATTCTCAATGAAAAAATATCAATATGTATATCAATCTAGCAAATTTGTTGTTGTAATGTATTTTATTATATTGATTTATAGTTATTTGAATTGTAATTGAATAGATGAATGTATATTACTTCTTTTGTGAAAGAACAAAATCCACCATTTCATCAGTAATTTTGTCCAGATAAGCTTTATCAGTTGTTCCAAAACCATGTACTCCGCCATCAACAATGATAAGAGCGTTTTGTATTTTGGCTCTGTTTAATTTTCTGTGAAGTTTTTTAGATTGGTTTAAAGGAACAATTTTGTCATTATTGCCCTGAACAATTAAAGTTGGAACTCCTTCCGAAACAAAATTAACTGGAGATAAGGTATTCAGATAATCGATGGCTCTATCCTGATCTTTTCTGATATCATACCCGGAAATTCCTTTTACCAGATTTTCCTGTAAACCGACAATCTTTTTTGACATCAACCCGATCATTCCTACCGGAATTGTTCCTAGTCTTGTATGGAAAAGCTTATTAAGATCAGCAGGACCATAATGATCAATTACATAATTTACTTTGGCAGAATAAGACGAAAGTTCCGGACTTCCCAGATAAGTATTGTCGGGAGTATAAGCCGCCATCAGGGAAAGGTGAGCTCCGGCTGAAGCCCCAAACAGACCTATATTATTGGTATCGAAATGATATTTATCTGCATTTTTTCTTACCCACCTGATAGCATCTTTGGTATCTTCCAGAGGCAGTGGAAAATGAGTACTATCATTCAGCAGCGTATAATTAATGCTGATCACGGCATATTGCTTTGCCATTAACTTTTCAACAGTGTTTTCCAGATAATTGTCTGCATGAACTACTTTATCGCCTTCAATCCATCCGCCTCCATGAACATAGATCAGTACAGGTATTTTTTCAGTGGCAACATTTTTAGGAATATATAAATCCAGAGCAAGAGGATTCCCTTTTTTATTGGTTTTATACACAATATCCTCAGACAGATGGGCTATCTTAGGAAGTACTGTACTTTTTACAGGAGGTGTTTTAACCTGTACTTGTGACAAGTTCTGGGAAAAAAATAAATTAGAAAAACCTAAGAATAAAACAAAAAACAGGTTTGTGAAAAACCTGCAGATTGATATGTTGTTTATCGATAAATTCATAATAAATTTTTAAGGATGTGTTATTTTACTAACTCCTCAAAAAGTTTACCAAAAGTACTGTTTAGATCTTTGGATTTTCCCGGATGAGGTCGGGAAGTCTGCACCACAGCACTTCTTACAGCTGTCAGCCAGCGGAAACGCTCAGGAATATCAAGCAGTGCAATAGGACCGCCGTCTTTATCACCATTGGCAATTTTCTGAAAACTTTCAAGATTCTGGATAATATCTTCATAGTCCAGTTTACTGTGCATGAGTTTAAATTTATCAGGACATAAATAGAATTCTACCCTGATGAATTTTTCCCTTTTGGAAAACATAACCAGTCCGATATTGAAAAATTCTTCTCTTTCAACTTTAGGTACCAAGCGTATTACCGCATATTCATATATTTTATCCTCTTGCATTTTTAGCTTCGTTTATAAAGATTTGAGAATTTTCTAATCTGGTTTTCAGAAACTGAAAATAGATCTCACGAATTTCTTCAGGCGTTTCATCAGCATCATTCCAGTGCAGCCAGTCCTCAGGAATTGTATTGACAATCTCCCTGAAAAGTATATCATTCAGTACTTCATGGGCAAATTGATCTGCTTCATCAAGCATTTTTGCCTTAGGAAGAAGTACATGGTCTTTCACATATTTGAAAGGCGTTTTTGCTGCTGTATCAAAATTCTGCCATGAATGGTGGAAGTAGAATGAAGCACCATTATCGATGATCCAAAGCTCTTTATTCCACATCAGCATATTTGTATTCCTAAAAGTACGGTCAATGTTAGTAATAAAGGCATCAAGCCATACTATTTTTGAAGCCAGAAGGGGATCAACACTTACTCCCGGATCATAAGTGATAGAACCGGAAAGATAGTGCAGACCAAGGTTCAGACCTTCAGAAAATTTTAGGAGATCCTGTATTTCCTCATCGGCTTCCGTTCTTCCGAAATCGGCATCAACATTGATAAAAACCAGTTCAGGAATTTTTAGTCCCAATGCTTCGGTAATCTTTCCACCCAAAAGTTCAGAGATAAGCATTTTTACCCCATGGCCTGCACCACGGAATTTTAATACATATTTGAAATCATCATCAGCTTCTGCCAGAGCAGGAAGAGATCCTCCTTCTCTCAATGGCAGAATGTAACGCGTCACGGTTACAGTTCTTAAATTCTGCATGAAGCAAAAATAAGCTTATTTTTTTATAATCTTTTTAGTGAATTCCTTTTCATCAGCTTTATACTGTAAAAAATAAACTCCACTGCTCAAATGCTGAAGTGGCAGAATATATCCTGAATCTGTTTTACTCAAATGACAATGAACAATTCTTCCGGAAGCATCGGTAAGTGAAAGTATTTCAATTCTCTTTTTAGAAGTAATGGTAATATGATGTTGAGTAGGGTTAGGATAAATCTGAACAGGATCCTGAATAGCTGTTTCTGCTGTATTTAAGGTACTTACCACAATCAGTTTTGTTTTGGTGGTAGTGGCTCCGCAGGCAGCTGTTGTCAGCTTTACGGTATAAGTTCCTCCTGCAGGGTAGGTATGTACCGGATTTTCCAGAGTTGAGGTTGTACCGTCACCAAAATCCCATGAATAGGCAGCTGCATTCTGTGTTGTATTGGTAAACTGAACCGTTCCTGCTCCGGTAAGCTGATAGGTGAATCTGCTGTGAACATCATTATTCGTTACAAACCATTTTACAGGCTGATTGTAAACCTCTGTTTTAACGATATCCTTGATTAGCTGTGCCTGTGCCGGACTAAGATTTCCATTAAAAGGGATCTGTGCAGGATCTTTCTTGAATAAAATAGTGTAAAATGTATACGCAGCAGCCATAGACCCAATATAACTCGGATGTGATTCATCCTGATCATACAATTCAATAGCCGGGTTTTGCTCCCTGATCGTTCTCCAGACTTTACCTACAGGGGAAACAATACCTTCGTTGGTTGTTGCCATTTCCATATAGCGGTTATAAATCTGAGTATCCATTCCCTGATAGGTACAGACAGCGGGAAGTCCCGGACAATTCGCAGCATCACCGTTTTTACGGCCCCAGGTCATATAGAAGATTACATTTCCACAGGGATTTGATGTTTTAATCAAATTGGAAAGCTGAAGAGCATAAGGATATACCTGATTTTGAACCTGAGAATCCGGAAATGACGGAAGCTGGCTCTGTTCCTGTAATGCGACATAATCCCAGTTTCCCTGGTTGATGGTTGAAATCACATCCGGATTGTTGGAATGATCCTGCAGCGTTGACCCGCCAGGTGTATGGCTGTGATGCTCCAGTACATCGCCGTTAGAAGCAGCAATACTTTGGATGAGGTTAGGCAAATCATTAACGTAAGTATAACTGTTTCCGATAAAGAACACCCTTTTGGTTGTCTGGCTGAGGATAAAAGAAAAAGTAATTAAAAGTAAAAGAAGTAGAGTTTTTTTCATAAATTTCAATTTAAATTAATCCCATAAATATAAATAATATTAAATAAACCCCATTTATTTTATGAATTTGATTAGTGAAAAGAATATATATTTAGAAAATAAAGAAACAAAAGGTTTTCTTGCTGATATTTTTTATAAAGACATTGGAAAAAAGCTTCCGTTGGTACTGTTTGTTCATGGATATAAAGGTTATAAAGATTGGGGATCGTGGAATCTTATGGCGGAAAAGTTTGCTGAAGCAGGTTTTTTCTTCGTGAAGTTTAATTTTTCCCATAATGGAACTACACCGGATGATCCGTATAACTTTGGAGACCTTGAAGCTTTTGGCCATAATAATTATTCTAAAGAGCTTTCTGACCTTGGAGTGGTGATTGATCACTTTAGTAAAGATCCTCGTGTGGATGAAGAAAAGATCATTCTGATAGGTCACAGCAGGGGAGGAGGAATTTCTATCATTAAAACTTTTGAAGATGAAAGAATCAATGGTCTGATTACTCTGGCCAGTGTGGATACTTTAGACCGCTTTCCCACAGGAGAAGCTTTTGAAAACTGGAAGAAGGACGGAGTTTATTATGCTCTGAACGGGCGTACCAAGCAGGAAATGCCCCACTATTATCAGTTTTATGAGAACTATGAGCAGAATGTTCACCGTTTTGATGTAGAACGGGCAACGGAGATGGCAAAAGCTCATATGCTGATTATTCATGGAACGGATGATGAAGCTGTAGAGGTAAAACAAGCAGAGCATCTTCATATTCTTCATCCGAATTCTGAACTTTTCCTGATTGAAAATGCTAATCATACTTTCGGAGCAAAAGAGCCCTGGACAGAAACAGATTTACCCAAAGATCTGAATACTGTAACCGAAAAATGTATTGATTTTATCAAAGAAAAATTGAAATAAAACGGTTAAAACTACGTTATTATAAATTAACCACCATATCAGTATAATTATGAAAAAAGTTATTGCAGGCGCATTCGCGCTCTCATTATGTGTTATTTCGTGTAAAAAAGAAGCAAAGACAGAATCTTCAGCAAGCACAGATACTTTGGCTACAGTAATGTCTAAAGATTCTGTCATTACAAAAAATGATTCTGTAGCATCACCACCTCCTTCTGCTCCGGCTCCGGACAATAGTATCACTAAAAATGTGGGTAAATATCCTCATGATATCAAGTTGTTTGAAGATAAAAGCATCACTGAAAGACTGAAAAAACTTGCAGGAACTCAATATGATGAGATGGTGAAGAATTTTAATGTAGAAAGTCCTATTACATCAGAAAACGGAATTTATAAACTGTCAGGATGTAAGCAGCACGACTGTCCGGCATATGCAACACATATTTACTATGATGCCAAGAATGATAATCTGAATATTTCTATTGATAAAAACGGAAAGGTAACAGACTTTGCTGAAAAAGGGAAAATAACGATTTCCGAAACATTGAAAACAAAATAAAATATAAGAAGGGAAGTGGGAAGATAGAAGCTGGGAGTTGCTAATGGCATTCGATATCTATTGAAATCAAAATAGAACTATTTTCCAAAAGGTTATTAACTGAGATAAAAGTTATTCATAACCTTATGAACCTCCGGATTCTAACTTCCTCTTTAAATAAAAAAAGCCTGAAATTTCAGGCTTTTTTCTTTTATTTAATGGTCAAAATGGTCCATGCTTCTTCAATTTTACTTTCCAGAAGCAGTTTCTGGGCATTAAGGTGAATATTTTCATCCGCATGGAAGTCACCTGCAGGTAATACTTCTGTATTGGCAAGCATTCCAAGGTCATTCCCAGTAAATACTTTACTGTACTTAATAGAATCAGGCAACAGATCAAAACCGATTCCTTTTGTTACCAAAGGTTTTGGAACTTCAAAAAGGCTGTTCTCATTACTTCTGGAATACCAGTTACTGCCTAAACGGGCTACCATATCCAGTTTTTTCTGATCCAGATTTCCGGTTTCATTCAGGTATTCTTCTCTGATGTGAATTTTCTGAACTTCACAGATCACAAGATTTCCGGCACCGCCCTGATCTCCCAATGGCTTTACCTCTAAAACTTTACATTCAAAGTTGACAGGGCATTCTTCAATCAGTTTAGGCTGTACAAGATCAGCCTCTTTCATGGTAAGTCCGGATTTTATAAACTCATTGACTCCGGTTTCATACTCTGTAGAAGCTAATGAGATCTGCTGTACAATAGGAAAATTCACTGTTCCAATGACTACTTCCGGTACTTCAAGAACATTTTCCAGCGTATGTTTGGTTGTATTATCACGAACTCTTCTCGATGGTGAAAAAATCAAAATCGGAGGAACTGTGCTGAACATATTAAAAAAACTGAACGGAGATAAATTGATGGTACCATCTTTATCCACAGTAGATGCCAAAGCAATCGGGCGCGGTGAAACAGCCGTCTGCATGATGGTCTGTAATTGTACGGAAGTTATCTCGGAAGGGATTACTGTTTTCATATTTTTGTTGTAACACTTAAGTTAAATTAAGTATTCAAATGATATTAAAAAGATGCTTCGACTCTGCTCAGCATGATATTTCTAATACTAACTGTTTTACAGCATATTTCTAGCGATGTCATGCTGAGCGAAGTCGAAGCAATTAATGATTAATTTTTATATTAACGTGTTGGAATAATTTTACCGGAAACTTCCCCGAAACCTACTCTCACGCCATCTTTTTCAGCCCAAGCCTTCATTGTAACGGTATCATTATCTTCAATGAATTTTCTTTCTTCACCATTGCTTAATGATAAAGGATTTTGTCCTCTCCAGGTCAATTCAAGCATAGAACCGAATGATTTTGGATCGCTTCCTGAAATGGTACCGCTGGCATATAGATCTCCCACTTCTACATTACATCCGTTTACTGTGTGATGGGCCAGCTGCTGGTTCATATTCCAGTACATGTGTTTATAGTTGCTTTCGGAGATCAGGTTTTGTTCTCCGTTTTCTGGTTGAATATAGACTTCAAGGTTGATGTCATAGTTTTGATCTCCTTCAAATTTTAAATATTCTAAAACTTCAGGATCCTGTACTGGAGAAGCTGTTCTGAATGGCTCCAAAGCTTCAAGAGTAACTACCCATGGAGAAATAGAAGAACCAAAGTTTTTCGCAAGGAATGGCCCTAGAGGAACATATTCCCAAGATTGAATATCTCTTGCAGACCAGTCGTTGAAAACAACCATTCCGAAGATGGCATCTTCTGCTTCTTTCGTTGAAATACTTTCTCCCATCTCTGTATTTTTATTGATGATGAAAGCCATTTCCAATTCAAAATCCAATTGTTTACATGGTCCGAAAACAGGGGTATCTGCATCAGCAGGTTTCATTTGTCCTTTTGGACGGTTGATTTCTGTTCCGGATACTACAATTGAAGATGCTCTTCCATGATAACCTACTGGTAAATGTTTCCAGTTAGGTAATAAAGCGTTTGCCGGATCACGGAACATTTTTCCTACGTTGGTAGCATGTTCGATACTGCTGTAAAAATCAGTGTAGTTCGGGATGTGAACAGGCATCATCATTTTTACTTTATCAAGGTCGTAGAAGGCTTCTTCTATTGTTTTCTGATCTTTTGATAATGTTGATCCTTCCTGTAATAATGTTTGAATTTTGGTACGAACAGCATTGGTAATTGGTTTACCCAGTTCGATAAATTCGTTGATGGTGTAAGCTTCAAAAACATTGTCGTCTAATCCTTCAATATCTTCAAAATAACCAAGATCATACAAGGTAGCAAGATCAATTACCTGATCTCCGATTCTTGTACAGCATCCGATATATTCTTTGTTAAAAACTGCGACTCCGAAAGGAATATTGTGTATAGAAAAATCCGAGTTTGAGGAATAGTCTACAAATGATTTCATAAGTTTAGATTTTAGTTAGATTAAAATATTGCTGAGTGTTTCCAAAGAATATTTATTTTGCCTTTTTTGAGTAAGATGCTTCATCTATCCACCTGTCTCTGGTATTGACATCGATGAGATATAGAATATTATCCTGCTGAGTCAACAATAACGTTTTCGTAACAGGCATTGGGATTTTTTTATTTTCAAGCATATCTGCTCTTAAAGAAATAATATTTTTTTTCCTGATGATATCGCCGGTGAAAACATTAGAACTGCTTTCTCCTGTAGCTTTATCATCGAAAACTT is a genomic window containing:
- a CDS encoding alpha/beta hydrolase family protein, encoding MNLISEKNIYLENKETKGFLADIFYKDIGKKLPLVLFVHGYKGYKDWGSWNLMAEKFAEAGFFFVKFNFSHNGTTPDDPYNFGDLEAFGHNNYSKELSDLGVVIDHFSKDPRVDEEKIILIGHSRGGGISIIKTFEDERINGLITLASVDTLDRFPTGEAFENWKKDGVYYALNGRTKQEMPHYYQFYENYEQNVHRFDVERATEMAKAHMLIIHGTDDEAVEVKQAEHLHILHPNSELFLIENANHTFGAKEPWTETDLPKDLNTVTEKCIDFIKEKLK
- a CDS encoding HipA family kinase; the encoded protein is MQNLRTVTVTRYILPLREGGSLPALAEADDDFKYVLKFRGAGHGVKMLISELLGGKITEALGLKIPELVFINVDADFGRTEADEEIQDLLKFSEGLNLGLHYLSGSITYDPGVSVDPLLASKIVWLDAFITNIDRTFRNTNMLMWNKELWIIDNGASFYFHHSWQNFDTAAKTPFKYVKDHVLLPKAKMLDEADQFAHEVLNDILFREIVNTIPEDWLHWNDADETPEEIREIYFQFLKTRLENSQIFINEAKNARG
- the fahA gene encoding fumarylacetoacetase, whose protein sequence is MKSFVDYSSNSDFSIHNIPFGVAVFNKEYIGCCTRIGDQVIDLATLYDLGYFEDIEGLDDNVFEAYTINEFIELGKPITNAVRTKIQTLLQEGSTLSKDQKTIEEAFYDLDKVKMMMPVHIPNYTDFYSSIEHATNVGKMFRDPANALLPNWKHLPVGYHGRASSIVVSGTEINRPKGQMKPADADTPVFGPCKQLDFELEMAFIINKNTEMGESISTKEAEDAIFGMVVFNDWSARDIQSWEYVPLGPFLAKNFGSSISPWVVTLEALEPFRTASPVQDPEVLEYLKFEGDQNYDINLEVYIQPENGEQNLISESNYKHMYWNMNQQLAHHTVNGCNVEVGDLYASGTISGSDPKSFGSMLELTWRGQNPLSLSNGEERKFIEDNDTVTMKAWAEKDGVRVGFGEVSGKIIPTR
- a CDS encoding flavin reductase family protein, with translation MKTVIPSEITSVQLQTIMQTAVSPRPIALASTVDKDGTINLSPFSFFNMFSTVPPILIFSPSRRVRDNTTKHTLENVLEVPEVVIGTVNFPIVQQISLASTEYETGVNEFIKSGLTMKEADLVQPKLIEECPVNFECKVLEVKPLGDQGGAGNLVICEVQKIHIREEYLNETGNLDQKKLDMVARLGSNWYSRSNENSLFEVPKPLVTKGIGFDLLPDSIKYSKVFTGNDLGMLANTEVLPAGDFHADENIHLNAQKLLLESKIEEAWTILTIK
- a CDS encoding DUF3037 domain-containing protein, translating into MQEDKIYEYAVIRLVPKVEREEFFNIGLVMFSKREKFIRVEFYLCPDKFKLMHSKLDYEDIIQNLESFQKIANGDKDGGPIALLDIPERFRWLTAVRSAVVQTSRPHPGKSKDLNSTFGKLFEELVK
- a CDS encoding carbon starvation protein A, producing MESLNNINALTLIFVSVLIFAIAYRFYGIFIANKVLRLNDQNMTPAVEFADGKDYVATNKNVLFGHHFAAIAAAGPLVGPVLAAQFGYLPGALWILIGCVLGGGVHDMVVLFASVRHKGQSLATIASKEIGKATGTVAGFAILFILILTLAGLSLACINAMHEASWSLFTVIITMPIAIIMGLIMRYKKNSVLFASILGGILLIAGIIGGHSLMQNPTMNNLFSWDIKTISIAIPLYGFIASVLPVWLLLVPRDYLSTYLKIGTIIMLAIGVIVIHPTIQMPAITAFVNGGGPIIGGPVLPFIFIVIACGAISGFHAVIATGTTPKMLNKEREILFVGYGAMLVEGFVALMALIAACTLMPGDYFAINTPKEAYDSFLATHPSLHGVDIDYYSQKIGIDLYGRTGGAVSLAVGMAHIFNKIPYMDQLTAYWYNFAIMFEAVFILTAIDAGTRVGRFFLQEMLGSVVPKFNDKNWIPGIIISSLLFTFAWGYLVYTGNVNSIWPLFGISNQLLAACGLIVCTTMLIRMNRGKYALCSAIPGVFMAGITFWAGYIQVTAIYIPKGQYLLAALAATAMILMLIVFIGAFRKWYQLLQINKTVMDHYGEPVKELVER
- a CDS encoding alpha/beta hydrolase, whose amino-acid sequence is MSQVQVKTPPVKSTVLPKIAHLSEDIVYKTNKKGNPLALDLYIPKNVATEKIPVLIYVHGGGWIEGDKVVHADNYLENTVEKLMAKQYAVISINYTLLNDSTHFPLPLEDTKDAIRWVRKNADKYHFDTNNIGLFGASAGAHLSLMAAYTPDNTYLGSPELSSYSAKVNYVIDHYGPADLNKLFHTRLGTIPVGMIGLMSKKIVGLQENLVKGISGYDIRKDQDRAIDYLNTLSPVNFVSEGVPTLIVQGNNDKIVPLNQSKKLHRKLNRAKIQNALIIVDGGVHGFGTTDKAYLDKITDEMVDFVLSQKK
- a CDS encoding T9SS type A sorting domain-containing protein, producing the protein MKKTLLLLLLITFSFILSQTTKRVFFIGNSYTYVNDLPNLIQSIAASNGDVLEHHSHTPGGSTLQDHSNNPDVISTINQGNWDYVALQEQSQLPSFPDSQVQNQVYPYALQLSNLIKTSNPCGNVIFYMTWGRKNGDAANCPGLPAVCTYQGMDTQIYNRYMEMATTNEGIVSPVGKVWRTIREQNPAIELYDQDESHPSYIGSMAAAYTFYTILFKKDPAQIPFNGNLSPAQAQLIKDIVKTEVYNQPVKWFVTNNDVHSRFTYQLTGAGTVQFTNTTQNAAAYSWDFGDGTTSTLENPVHTYPAGGTYTVKLTTAACGATTTKTKLIVVSTLNTAETAIQDPVQIYPNPTQHHITITSKKRIEILSLTDASGRIVHCHLSKTDSGYILPLQHLSSGVYFLQYKADEKEFTKKIIKK